The following nucleotide sequence is from Drosophila simulans strain w501 chromosome 3L, Prin_Dsim_3.1, whole genome shotgun sequence.
GGTCAGGCGTCATGGGTCAGGCTTGTTCCTGCATAATTGCCATGTAAAACGGTTTGTTCTGCTGCCGTTTACCTAATCCCTCCAATTTTGTTGCAGCCACTTCTCGGGGCACTCTAAATTCAGCAGAGGAATGCATATACACAGAgaaattgtaaaatgtttgTTCTTAATGGCTTAAAGTGCTATTGAACGCCTTAGCCAAGTGACCAAAGTGAAATTTAAGATAATCTATTCCCATCGATATCCAAGATTAGGACTAAAGATTCTGACAGTTATTTTACTTTGATGTCAAACCAAAACATATACTTTGAAAAATCGTCATGAGTAGTCAAAATTTGTTGGTTTTGCtggtaatttcatttttcctaCCTTATAACTGCCTTGGAGATCCTCCTAGAAATGCATCTTCAAACTCCTTAAATCGAGTGAAGCGCCTATCCGATGGCGATTTCGATGATGACTCCATTGCACTGTCAAATTATTGCGTATCCTTGAGATCGAGGGCTGCCGACAAATTCTTTGGGGATAATCATTTTTGCTCAGGCGTTATTCTGGCTCCAATGTTCGTTATGACCTCCGCGCATTGTTTGATAAAGTGAGTATCTGCACATGTAGATTTTTAAAGCTATAACTATTACTATTTTACTAAATTCCAGCAAACGAAGGGTTTTAATTTCCAGTCGAGTCCTGCTCATTGTTGCTGCGACTCTCAATCGTCTCAAATACATACCGAACAGGACATTTGTTACTCCTGTAGCGCATATTTGGTTGCCCGAAAGCTTCACAATGCGCAATAAACAGGATTTCGGACTGTTAAAAGTGAAGAATCCATTTCCAAGAAACAATGAGCATATATCTATAGCCAGATTACCAGTTCATCCACCGCTACCAGGTCTAAAATGCAAAGTTATGGGATGGGGGCGTATGTATAAAGTGAgcgaaattaaaaagcatGTTTTCTTACAGGTAATTAAGTAAGTATTTTATAAACATGTTTCATTAGGGTGGTCCTCTAGCCTCGTACATGCTGTATATCGATGTGGAGGTGATAGATTCCAAACTATGCGCCAAATTGCTAAGAGTTCCATCAGTTGAGTACGTGTGTGCCCTCGACATCGATGATCTTACGGCCCAACAGCCATGTGGCGGGGATTGGGGTGCTCCAATGATGCACAATGGCACCGTCTACGGTATCGTCACTGTTCTCGCTGGATGCGGCGTCAGCCACTTGCCATCTCTGTACACCAATGTGCATAGCAATGTAAACTGGATCCATGAAAAAATTATCAGCAGTGCTGGTAGCATCTTACTTGTTCCGGCCTTATTTCGATACCTTAGTATTGCACTTATCTATGTGGTACCtctttttagttttgtaattaaatataatagtgTAATGTAATAAgatacatatttgtatatcaAAGATATTTATCCATAAACCAAACAGTTAAGAATCCATTTTTGTTCTGTGATTACATCGCCTCACAATCGAAAGGGGTATATTTAAAGCgctttaattgatttcgaCTCCTTAGTTCCTCATTGCCTGTTATGGATTCCGGCTAACACTCGGATTTGGCTTAACAACTAACCAAATGccagcgacaacagcaacaattgcagatTGTGCTGCACTCACGAGCGGGCAATAAAAAGGGCAACCGACCAGAGAACGACAAGATGTACTCCAGTTGTTATTGCTGGtcctgctgccgttgttgttgttgttgttatgtCCTGGCCAAGAGtaaacttgaaaaaaaaaaaacggttaCTAGGTCAGTAACACTGCCAGAAACACGCGTCTGCAGGCGGATTCTCTCGCATTTTGGCCGATTTTGCAGACAAGTGCGTGTGCGCTCGCTCTCCGCAATGGAAAATCTCTCTCCAAGCCGCCCTTTTTAGTACACTGAGCACAGCCTCCCAGTTTTCCGAGTTTTTCCGAACGCCGAGAGAGTGCGGCATTTTTGTAGCTTTGTCGCCCGGCCGGATTTCGATTCGCAACCACACCTGCTCAGCATCCAACTCAGTACTCAGTCGTGCGCGCGTCAAACAGGACGATTACGGCGGAAAGTCTCGAGGATGCTGGCTCTCTAGCGGTCTAGGGAAATCGGAAAATCGAAAGACGGACCCCAACGAACTACAGATCGGGCccaaaaaccgaaatcgaGTCGAGTGATAAAAGAAACcgctgggcaaaaaaaaaaaaataaaaaaggagcaaaagaTAAAGctaagcaaaaagaaaaccgaGCGCGCATTAAGTGATAATAAAGTAGCGgcaatcattttaaaaattgtgtGCCAGCTTATGCAAATGTAAAAGTCGCTTAAGAGCCAATTCCCAAATATTTCTCAAGTTTCGccccaaagaaaaaaaaatcgaagaaaaaGCTAAGCAAGAAAAGCCGCAATTTAAGTGTGCTGTGTGTGACCAAACAACTTACAAAGCCAccaagaaaaccaaaaaaaaaaagtaaaggaccaaggaaaaataaatctgAAGGAGTGGAAGGAATTGTAAGCCGCAAATGAACAGCGACAAATGCTCGGCCCTCTTTTTTGTAAGTTGCCAAATTTGTCGAGGCCCCATTGACTCcctgactgaatgactgactgactgactgattgGCTGACTGCGGGAATGACTTAGTGACTTCGACCT
It contains:
- the LOC6737392 gene encoding putative trypsin-6 gives rise to the protein MSSQNLLVLLVISFFLPYNCLGDPPRNASSNSLNRVKRLSDGDFDDDSIALSNYCVSLRSRAADKFFGDNHFCSGVILAPMFVMTSAHCLINKRRVLISSRVLLIVAATLNRLKYIPNRTFVTPVAHIWLPESFTMRNKQDFGLLKVKNPFPRNNEHISIARLPVHPPLPGLKCKVMGWGRMYKGGPLASYMLYIDVEVIDSKLCAKLLRVPSVEYVCALDIDDLTAQQPCGGDWGAPMMHNGTVYGIVTVLAGCGVSHLPSLYTNVHSNVNWIHEKIISSAGSILLVPALFRYLSIALIYVVPLFSFVIKYNSVM